The DNA sequence TTCCTTTGGTTTTGGGTTCATCAGTAGTATCTATAAATATAATTTTATCTTTTCCTTTTAAGGGAATTCTTTTTTCTAATTCTTTTCCTTCAAACACTTTATCTACTAAAAAAATAAATGGATAATCTTTATTTCTTTTTTCTTCAATAATTTCTGAAGTTTGATCAAAGCTTCCACGTCCATAAATTACACGGGGAACCATTGGGAAATTTCTGAATTTCATATTTTTAATTTTTCTCGTTTATCTGTTTTTTTAATATTTCATTTGCTTTTTCCAAATCCTCCGGAGTGTCTATTTCAACTCCTACAAAATCAGTCTCTATTACTTTAATTTTCATGCCATATTCTAAATATCGTATGCACTCAACCTTTTCTGCTTGTTCGTTTTGTAACATCGGTAATTTTGCAAAATCTAGTAAGGCTTGTTTACGAAAAGCATATACGCCTACATGCTCATAGTAATCCGCCTGAAATGATTTTTCTCGAGGATATGGTATAACTGAACGCGAAAAATATAGTGCAAAGTCATTTTGGTCTTTAACTACTTTTACATAATTAGAATCTTCAATTAAATTCCAATCGTCCATTTTACGAATCAAGGTAGCAACATCTATTTTATTTTCTTGATCTTTCTTAAATACTTCAATTAGCCTTGCTAACGGTTCGGTTTTTACAAAAGGTTCATCTCCTTGTATGTTTATGATGATATCGCAGTCTAAATTTTCAACAGCTTCTGCAATTCGATCACTTCCTGTCTCATGTTCCTTTTTACTCATAATGGCTTTACCTCCGTTTCTGGTAATTTCATTATGAATGATTTCGGAATCAGTTACTACAAATACATCTGAAAAAAGATTGGTTTTGATTGCATTTTCATAGGTTGACCGAATGACTGTTTTTTCCCCTAACATACCCATCAGCTTTGCAGGGAAACGAGAGGCTGCATATCTTGCAGGAATAACTGCTATTATTTTCACGTTATTTATAATTTAATTACAAAGTTAACTAAAATAGATTTTGTTAACCGGTATTATCCCTATTAAAAAAACATTTTAAATGAGCTTATTTTTTATCTTTAAAATATCTTTAACAGCTATTATTTTTTTATAAATCATTTTAAATGTTTGTATAATTCTATAAAGCATTTATAAGTAATTAATAAAAAAAGTCATCCAAGATTTGGATGACTTTTTTATTATAAAAGTTTGTTTAGTAAATTATCTTCTTCTGTGACTAGGAGTTTTTACTTTAACTTCTTCTGTAATTGATACTTTTGAACCGGTTTGATCTAAGATCACAACTCTTCTGTTTTCTCTATCACAAGTTTCTTGATCCGGATAAAGAATATTTCCTTTATCGTCTTTCTTAGCATTGATATCATGTTGTTTACATAACAATTCTGATTTACCGAATCCTCTTGCTATCAATCTATCTTTGCTTACTCCATTTTTAACTAATTCGTTAACTACAGATTGTGCTCTTTGTTTTGATATTCTATTGTTTACGGCTACAGATCCTACTCTGTCGGTATGTCCGTCTACAAAGAATTTTTTACCATCAAAACTTCCGTCATTTAACATTTTTGCAGCATCGTTAACTAATGGTAAAGATTCTGCTGTTAATTTAGAGCTGTTAAATTCAAAGTTGATATTTTTTAATTTGAATGTAACGTCTTTAGTTTCCCAAGGACAACCATTATTATCTACTGGTCCTTTTACTGTTGGACAATTATCATCAATATCAGGGATACCGTCTCCATCTGTGTCAGGACATCCTTGGAATTGTGCAGGTCCTGCTGCATTCGGACATCTGTCTTGATCGTCCGGAATACCGTCTCCATCTGTATCAGGACATCCTTGGAATTGTGGTAATCCAGGTGTATCCGGACATCTGTCTTGATCATCTGGTATACCGTCTCCATCTCTATCGCTCGGTGCTACCGGAGGTGGTGGTAATGGTTGTTCTTTCTTAGCTCCAAATTTAAATATTAAAGATGCTGAGTGTTGAAAGAAGTCAGAATAATCTTTTGATTGATTAGTTACCCAGTTATATTGAGATTCTATGTTTAAACCAAAGTTTCTGGTAAACCAAAAGTTAATACCTACACCACCGTTTAACACAAACATATCATCTTTTCCTGTAAATTTACCTCCTAACTTATAATTTTTATCTGAGTTATAATCATCATCATAAGCGTCTAAGTGAGTAGATGGGTCATCCTCAACAATTTTAATTCCTTTATAAGAATATTTGTGATAGTTTGCACCTACTCTCACATATGGGTCTAGCCATCTTAATGATTTTGACTCACTAAGTGGAGTAAATCTAAGACCTAAACCTGCTAAAACAAAAAATTCGTCTTTTATTTTTAATCTTTTGTTATCCATATCACTTATTGAAGCTTGTAAATCAACTGCAAAGTTTTTACCAATACTTCTTGCTACAGTTAATTTTGATAATGGAAAAGAAAAACTATAATCATCGGTATCAAAATATCCGTCAAAGATACCACGCACTGACGTATGGTCAGTAGCATGCATCCCTATCCCTACATACCACTTTTCTGTAGTATTTTGAGCTTTAGTTACAATGGCCATTATAACAGCTCCTATTGTAATCAATAATTTAAATTTTTTCATATTAATTTCTTACTACTATGATTTATTTTATTCTACTAAACAAATTCTATTCCAATATATAAAAAAACCATCCTAATAAGGATGGTTTTTTTATTTGTAGATCAATTATTTCTTAATTTTCACTTCTTTTGTTACGGAAACTTTATCTCCTGCTTGATCTAAAACTACCACTCTTCTATTAGATCTGTCACAAGATTCTTGGTCAGGATATAGTATATTTCCTTCTTCGTCTTTTTTAGTATTGATATCTGCTTGTTTACATAATAATTCTGTTTTTCCAAAGCCTCTAGCTATCAATCTATCTTTTTCTACACCTTCATTAACTAATTCGTTAACTACGGATTGTGCTCTTTGTTTTGATATTCTATTGTTTACGGCTACAGATCCTACTCTGTCGGTATGTCCGTCTACAAAGAATTTTTTACCATCAAAACTTTCATCTTTTAATAATTTAGCTGCATCTTTTACTAATGGTAAAGATTCTGCTGTTAATTTAGAACTGTTAAATTCAAAGTTGATATTTTTTAGTCTGAAAGTAACGTCTTTAGTTTCCCATGGACAACCGTTGTTTTCAATTGGTCCTTTTACGGTTGGACAACCATCGTCTACGTCAGGGATACCGTCGCCGTCTGTATCAGGACATCCTTGGAATTGTGCTGGTCCTGCTGCATTCGGACATCTGTCTTGATCGTCCGGAATACCGTCTCCGTCTGTATCAGGACATCCTTGGAATTGTGGTAATCCCGGTGTATCCGGACATCTGTCTTGATCGTCAGGGATACCGTCCCCATCTCTATCACTTGGTGCTTCAACAGGTGGAGGCGGCGGAAGTGGTTCTTCTTTTTTTGCTCCAAATTTGAATATGATTGAAGCTGAATGTTGGAAGAAATCAGAATAATCTTTTGACTGATTGGTTACCCAGTTATATTGTGACTCAATGTTTAGACCAAAGTTTTTAGTTAACCAAAAGTTAATACCAACACCACCGTTTAACACAAACATATCATCTTTTCCTGTAAATTTACCTCCAAGTTTATAATTTTTCTTTGGATTATAATCATCATCGTAAGCGTCTAAGTGAGTAGTTGGATCGTTTTCAACGATTTTAATTCCTTTATAAGAATATTTGTGGTAATTTGCTCCTACTCTAACGTATGGATCTAACCATTTTAAAGATTTGGATTCACTTAATGGGGTATATCTAATACC is a window from the Apibacter sp. B3706 genome containing:
- a CDS encoding OmpA family protein, with protein sequence MKKFKLLITIGAVIMAIVTKAQNTTEKWYVGIGMHATDHTSVRGIFDGYFDTDDYSFSFPLSKLTVARSIGKNFAVDLQASISDMDNKRLKIKDEFFVLAGLGLRFTPLSESKSLRWLDPYVRVGANYHKYSYKGIKIVEDDPSTHLDAYDDDYNSDKNYKLGGKFTGKDDMFVLNGGVGINFWFTRNFGLNIESQYNWVTNQSKDYSDFFQHSASLIFKFGAKKEQPLPPPPVAPSDRDGDGIPDDQDRCPDTPGLPQFQGCPDTDGDGIPDDQDRCPNAAGPAQFQGCPDTDGDGIPDIDDNCPTVKGPVDNNGCPWETKDVTFKLKNINFEFNSSKLTAESLPLVNDAAKMLNDGSFDGKKFFVDGHTDRVGSVAVNNRISKQRAQSVVNELVKNGVSKDRLIARGFGKSELLCKQHDINAKKDDKGNILYPDQETCDRENRRVVILDQTGSKVSITEEVKVKTPSHRRR
- the kdsB gene encoding 3-deoxy-manno-octulosonate cytidylyltransferase; translated protein: MKIIAVIPARYAASRFPAKLMGMLGEKTVIRSTYENAIKTNLFSDVFVVTDSEIIHNEITRNGGKAIMSKKEHETGSDRIAEAVENLDCDIIINIQGDEPFVKTEPLARLIEVFKKDQENKIDVATLIRKMDDWNLIEDSNYVKVVKDQNDFALYFSRSVIPYPREKSFQADYYEHVGVYAFRKQALLDFAKLPMLQNEQAEKVECIRYLEYGMKIKVIETDFVGVEIDTPEDLEKANEILKKQINEKN
- a CDS encoding OmpA family protein, yielding MKKFNLLLTGLATTLATTVFAQNISDKWYIGIGAHAVDYTSVRGIFDGYFDTDDYSIVPPLSKLTVARSIAKNFAVDLQASIGEIDNKRLKIKDEFFVLAGLGIRYTPLSESKSLKWLDPYVRVGANYHKYSYKGIKIVENDPTTHLDAYDDDYNPKKNYKLGGKFTGKDDMFVLNGGVGINFWLTKNFGLNIESQYNWVTNQSKDYSDFFQHSASIIFKFGAKKEEPLPPPPPVEAPSDRDGDGIPDDQDRCPDTPGLPQFQGCPDTDGDGIPDDQDRCPNAAGPAQFQGCPDTDGDGIPDVDDGCPTVKGPIENNGCPWETKDVTFRLKNINFEFNSSKLTAESLPLVKDAAKLLKDESFDGKKFFVDGHTDRVGSVAVNNRISKQRAQSVVNELVNEGVEKDRLIARGFGKTELLCKQADINTKKDEEGNILYPDQESCDRSNRRVVVLDQAGDKVSVTKEVKIKK